GGGCGACGAGGCCGAGGGTCTCCGTCGTCGACGGGAAGACGAAGACGTCGGCCGAGGCGTAGGCGGAGGCGAGCTCGCGCCCGCCCATGTAGCCGGTGAACACCGTGGGCGTGCCCGCGAAATCGCGCTCGAGGTCCGCCCGGTGCGGTCCGGAGCCGATGAGCGCGAGCCGGGTGCCGGCGGGGAGCCGGTCGAGGACCGCGCGGAGGATGCCGAGGTCCTTCTCCTTCGACAGCCGCCCGACGTAGACGAGGAGCCGGTCCTCGGGGTGTCCGTCGGTGAGGCGCTCCCGCATCGCCCGGGAGGCGTTGTCCGGGGTGTATCCCACGGTGTCGACGGCGCGCGGCCACAGGTCGAGGTTCTCGATCCCGGCGGCGGCGGCCTGCTCGACCATCTGCTGCGAGGTGCAGAGATTGACCTCGGCGAGGTTGTGGATCCAGCGGATCCAGCGCGAGGTCGTGTCGGTGATCCATTCGAGGCCGAGGCGCTGCGTGTACTCGGGCACATCGGTGTGGAAGGACGCGAGCATGGGGAGGTCGCGGCGCTTCGAGGACATCGTCCCGTAGGCGGCCAGCCACACGGGGTTGACCGCGTGGACGACGTGCGGATGGAACCGCTCCATCGTGCGGGCGATGTTCGGCGTCGGCAGTCCCACCCGGAGCTCCGGGTACCACGGCTTGAACGCCACCGAGCGCACGGGGACCACGCGGAACCCGGCGTAGCGGGCGGGCGGGTTCCCGGGAGCGAACACGACGACCTCGTGGCCGAGCTCGGCGAGCTGGTCGAGCGTCCCCATGAGGCGGGTGACGACGCCGTCGATCTTCGGCAGGAAGACCTCGGTGAAGAGCGCGATGCGCACCCGGGCGTCAGCTCCCGGCCGCGGCGGACGCGGGCGCGCCGGCGGCGAGCGAGGGCGGCACACCCTCGTGGGTGGTCCGGTTCCACAGCGAGCGCGCGGGGATCCGGGTGAGATCGGCCCGGTCGCGGTAGCGCTTCGCGGTCTCCTCGACCTCGAGGAGGAGCCCGGCGGAGAGCGTCGTCGGCTCGAGCCCGAGGTCGAGGAACGTCGCGTTGACGACGTGGAGCTCGTTCTCCGGCGACTCCTGGCGCGGGTTGGGCACGAGCTCCATCTGGGCGCCGGTGATCTCGCAGATGAGGGCGGCGAGATCGCGCACGCGGTGGGTCTCGGTCATCTGGTTGAAGATCTTGACCCGGTCGCCGGCGGCCGGGGGATTGGCGAGCGCGATCTCCACGCAGCGGACCATGTCCTGGATGTGGATGAATGCGCGGGTCTGTCCGCCGGTGCCGTGCACGGTGAGCGGGTAGCCCACCGCGGCCTGCATGAGGAAGCGGTTGAGGACGGTGCCGTAGTCGCCGTCGTAGTCGAAGCGGTTGACGAGCCGCTCGTCCTGCTGGGTCTCGGCGGTGTTCGTCCCCCAGATGATGCCCTGGTGGAGATCGGTGATCCGCAGCCGGTCGTTCTTCGCGTAGAACGCGAAGAGGTGCTGGTCGAGGACCTTCGTCATGTGGTAGATCGACCCCGGGTTCGTCGGGTAGAGGATCTGCTGGTCGACGGTGTACGGCTCGACGGGGTTGCCCGCGGCGTCCTCGGTGGCGGTGACCTGGACGTCGAGGTAGCCCTCCGGGATCTTCATGCCCGCGGTGCCGTAGCCGTAGACGCCCATCGTGCCGAGGTGGACGACGTGGACGTCGAGCCCCGATTCGACGACCGCGGCGAGGAGGTTGTGGGTGGCGTTGACGTTGTTGTCGACGGTGTAGCGCTTGTGGCCGGCGGACTTCATCGAGTACGGCGCGGCGCGCTGCTCGGCGAAGTGGACCACGGAGTCCGGGCGGATCCGGGTGAGGAGGTCGAGGAGGCCGGCGGGATCCTGCGCGAGGTCGATGTTCTCGAAACCGATCCGGTCGCCGCTGATCTCCTCCCAGGCCGCGATCCGCTCCTCGATCGAGCGGATCGGGGTGAGCGATTCCGCGCCGAGCTCGGAATCGATGGCCCGGCGGGACAGGTTGTCGACGATCGTGACGTCGTGGCCGCGGGCCGACAGGTGCAGTGCCGTGGGCCAGCCGCAGAAGCCGTCCCCGCCGAAGACGATGGTCTTCACTCGGTTCTCCTCGTTCGTGTTCCGGTTCGCATGTCCGTGCGGCGCGCGATGCGCCCATCACAGCACATTAGTCGCTTCCGCACGGCCCACCTGCCAGACTCCCCGGCCGGGCTCCGACCGGTAGACTCGCCCCATGCCGGTATTCGAGCTCGAGAGCGTGCGATTCGGCGACGTGCTCGACGTGCCGGCCCTGACGATCCGCCCCGGGATCACCGCGGTCACCGGCCCCTCGGGCTCGGGGAAGTCGACCCTGCTCCGTCTGCTCGACGACCTGCGTCGCCCCGACGCCGGGACGATCGCCTACCGGGGCACGGACATCCGGGACATCCCCGCCGTCGCTCTGCGCAGACGGGTCGTCATGGCCTCGCAGACCCCGGTGACGCCGCCCGGGACGGTGTTCGACGCCCTCGCGCGCGCCCACCGTCTGCAGGAGATCCCGGATCCCGCGCCGGACGCCGCCACCGGCGTGCTCCGGGCCCTCGGCCTGCGGACGGACCTCGCGGCCGACGCCGCCGAGCTGTCGGGCGGAGAGCGGCAGCGCCTCGGTCTCGCCCGACTCCTGCTCCTCGAACCGGAGACCGTGCTGCTCGACGAGCCGACCTCCGCCCTCGACGCCGATACCGCCCGGCAGGTCATGGACCACGTGCTCCGACGGTTCGCCGAGCGGGGGACCGACGTCGTGCTCGTCTCGCACTCGACCGCGCTCGTCGACGCCCATGCCGAGCACCGCATCGAGGTCGCCGGCGGCACCGCGCGCGAGGTGGGCCGATGACCGAGGGGCTCGTCGTGCTCGGGTGGCCGCAGGTGGGGCTCGCGTTCGTCCTCGTGCTGCTCGTCCTCCTCCTCATGGTCCTCACCCGGGTGGGCCGGAAGGGCGAGCTCCTGTGGGCCTGCGCGCGGATGACGGTGCAGCTCGCGCTCGTCGGGCTCGTCCTCGGCTGGGTCTTCGCCCATCCCGCCTGGTGGATCACCGTGGGCGTGCTCGCGCTCATGCAGGTGTTCGCCGTCGCCACGATCCTCGGGAAGTTCCGGGGGCGCCTGTCCTCTGCGATGCGGCGCGTCGTCGTCGTGTCCTCGGTCGCCGGCACCACCGCGGCGCTCGCGTGGTTCCTCCTCGTCGTCGTCGGGCTGTCCCCGTGGTACGACCCCCGCTACGTCATCCCGATCGCCGGCATGCTCATCGGCAACTCGATGACCGGCATCACTCTCGGGCTCGCGACGCTCGTCGACGGGATGCGCGACCGGCGGGCGGAGATCGAGGACGCGCTCGGCCTCGGCGCGACCCCGCGGCGCGCAGTGGACCCGCTCGTCCGCGCCGCGTTCGAGAGCGCGCTCATGCCGACGATCAACAGCATGCTCGGCACCGGGATCGTGTTCCTCCCGGGGATGATGACCGGGCAGATCCTCGCCGGCGTCGACCCGGGCACCGCGATCGGCTATCAGATCGCGATCCTCCTCGGTATCGTGGGGGCCGTCGGCACGACCGTGTTCCTCGCGCTCGTCCTGGGTGCGCGCACGTACTTCGACCCGCGGGCTCGGCTGCGGCCCGCACGGACCGGCTGACCGACCCGACGCGAAAGGACGACCATGCTCGAGACGCTCCCGGAGGACTTCGACTCGGTCCTCCTCATCATGGCCCACCCCGACGACCCCGAGTACGGCGTCGCCGCGGCGGTCGCCCGCTGGCTCGCCGCGGGGAAGCGGGTCGGCTACGTGCTCGCGAGCCGCGGCGAGGCGGGGATCTCCGGCCTCCCGCCTGCGGAGTCCGCACGGGTGCGCGAGGAGGAGCAGCGGCGCGCGTGCGCGGCGATCGGCGTCGCCGACCTCGTCTTCCTCGACGAGCCGGACGGCTCGATCATGTACTCCCGCGAGCTCCGGACCGCGATCGCGCACGAGATCCGCCGCTTCCGCCCCGAGGTCGTCGTCCTCCTCAACTTCCACGAGACCTTCGGCGGCCGGTTCCCGAACTCCGCGGACCACCGCCACCTCGGGCTCGCCGCTTTCGACGCGGTGGCCGACGCCGGCAACGAGTGGATCGTGCCCGGCGAGCGCTACCAGGGCGTCAAGTACATCCTCGAGTACGGCACCGAGCCGACCCATGTCGTCGATGTCGCCGGTCACGTCGACACCGCCGTCCGTTCGCTCATGGCCCACGAGCAGTACCTCGCGGCGCTGTCGGACGCGCCGATCGAGGAGCAGGCGCGCGCGCAGATCGAGCGGGCGACGAGCGTCGAGGGCCACGACACCCCGCACCTCGCCGTCCGCCTCTACGGCTGAATCACGTCGACAGGAGACCCTGGCACCATGACCGCAGAGATCGCATCGTCCCCGCACCCGTCCGCCGAATCCGAGGTCGCGGACATCTGCCGCGAGCTCATCCGCTTCGATACCCAGAACTGGGGCGGCAACATCGCGCACCCCGAGCGCCCGGCCGCCGAGCGGATCGCCGAATGGTTCGCCGAGGTCGGCCTCGACTCCGAGATCTTCGAGTCCGAGCCCGGCCGTGCGAGCCTCGTCGCCCGCATCCCGGGCACCGACCCCTCGCTGCCCGCGCTCGTCGTCCACGGGCACACCGACGTCGTTCCCGCCGACGCCGCGGAGTGGTCGGTCGATCCCTTCGCGGCCGAGGAGCGCGACGGGCTCATCTGGGGCCGCGGCGCGGTCGACATGAAGGACATGGACGCGATGATCATCGCGGTGGTGCGCTCGTACCTCCGGACCGGGGTGCGGCCCCGGCGCGACCTCATCGTCGCGTTCTTCGCCGATGAGGAGGCCGGCGGCACCTACGGCGCCCGCTGGATGGTCGAGAACCATCCGGAGCTGTTCGCCGACGCCACCGAGGCGGTGTCCGAGGTCGGCGGCTACTCCGTCGACATCCGCGGGCAGCGGGTGTACCTCGTGCAGACGGCGGAGAAGGGCATCGCGTGGCTCAAGCTCGTCGCCCGCGGCACCGCCGGCCACGGCTCACAGCTCAACGACGACAACCCGGTGACGAAGCTCGCGGCGGCCGTCGCCCGGATCGGGGCGCACCGCTGGCCGGAGCAGCTGCCGGAGGCCACGCGGGATCTGCTCCGCGGGGTCTCCGACATCACCGGGGTGCCGTTCGCCGCGGAGTCGTACCCCGACCTGCTCGCCGAGCTCGGTTCGGTCGCGAAGTTCGTCGGGGCGACCCTGCAGAACACCGCGAACCCGAGTCTGCTCGCCGCCGGCTACAAGCACAACGTCATCCCGTCGAGCGCGGAGGCGCTCATCGACTGCCGTCCGCTGCCCGGCGAGCACGAGAACCTCGTGGCGACGATCCGCGAGCTCGCCGGCGAGAGGGTCGAGGTGCACACCGAGATCGAGGCCCCCGCTCTCGAGGCGCCGTTCTCCGGGCGTCTCGTCGACACGATGACGAGCGCGCTGCTGGGCGAGGACCCGGGAGCGCGGGTGCTGCCGTACACGCTCTCCGGCGGGACCGACAACAAGTCGCTCGCCGCGCTCGGCATCCGCGGCTACGGGTTCGCCCCGCTGCGGCTCACCGGCGACCTCGACTTCCCGGCGATGTTCCACGGCGTCGACGAGCGGGTGCCGGTGTCGGCGCTGACGTTCGGCACCCGGGTGCTCGACCGCTTCCTCCGCGAGGCCTGAGCGGGTGCTCAGGACCTGCCGCGGCGGCGCGGCAGGGAGGCGATGACGACCCCGAGGAGGACGAGGACCATCGCGAGAACGGTCGTCCACGTCACCGGGGTGCGGGAGATCGGCAGCACGAGGTCGATGACGAGCGAGCCGACGAGGCTGCCGAACAGCGAGCACAGGCTGAGCAGGAGGACGCCGAGGTGCTCGACGGCGATGGTCGTCACGCCGATGAACATCACCCCGAGCACCCCGCCGACGAGGGTCCAGGCCTGGCCGGGGAACTCGGGCAGCGCGGTGATCCGGGTGCCGGTGCCGAGGAGCACGAGCGACATCGCGACGAGGAGGACCGAGCCGGTGAGGAAGTTGATGAACGTCGCGGCCCCCGCCGAGGAGGTGCGGAGCTTGAGGCGTCCGTTGAAGGCCTGCTGGAAGGCGGTCATCGCGCCGGCGGTGAACGGCAGGAGCGGCGCCCACCAGCTGATGCCGTGCTCGAGTGCCCCGGCCGAGGACAGCACGACCCCGCCGAGCACGACGAGGACGCCGAGCACCCGTCGGAGGGTGAGCGCGGACCGCCCGCCCGGCGGGAGATCGGTGTTGTCGACGACGAGCGCGCCGACGAGCTGACCGGACACGAAGGCCATGGTGAAGATCGCGACCCCGAAGAAGGGGACGGTGAGCGCCTGCGCGCTGACGACCGCGGCGCCGGCGAAGCCGCCGAGCGTCATCCACCAGGGGAAGTCGCCGTCGGCGACGAGTCGGACCGCCCGGCGCAGCGCGGTCCGGGTGCCGGGGGAGGCGAGGGCGACGACGACCATGACGAGCATCCCGCCGAGGAAGGATCCGGAGGCGGCGAACACCCCGGCCCCGGTGATGCCGGCGAGCGCGGCGTTCGCGGTGCCCTGGAACGCCATCGCGGTCCCGGCGAGCGTCGTGGCGAGCGCGCTGAGGAGAACTGCGGGCGGCATCCTCAGGCAGTCCGCTGCACGCGGATGATACGACGGCGCAGCCACACCGTGCGCGAGCCGCCCATTCCGATCCGGGTCCGGGCGAGCTCCCACCGTCCGTACTCGGCGGCCTCGGTGAGGAGCGACCGGGCCTCGTTGCGGGTGGTGTCCCGAGGGAAGCTCACGGTGCGGAACTCGTACTCGACCGGGGTCCGGGTGCGCTTCATCGTTCCTCCGAGATCTCCGACATTCGGGGTCGGCGGCCACTGTATCACCGGCCGCGGGCCCGGGCGCG
This Brevibacterium ihuae DNA region includes the following protein-coding sequences:
- a CDS encoding DUF5703 family protein, whose protein sequence is MKRTRTPVEYEFRTVSFPRDTTRNEARSLLTEAAEYGRWELARTRIGMGGSRTVWLRRRIIRVQRTA
- a CDS encoding ATP-binding cassette domain-containing protein — protein: MPVFELESVRFGDVLDVPALTIRPGITAVTGPSGSGKSTLLRLLDDLRRPDAGTIAYRGTDIRDIPAVALRRRVVMASQTPVTPPGTVFDALARAHRLQEIPDPAPDAATGVLRALGLRTDLAADAAELSGGERQRLGLARLLLLEPETVLLDEPTSALDADTARQVMDHVLRRFAERGTDVVLVSHSTALVDAHAEHRIEVAGGTAREVGR
- a CDS encoding NAD-dependent epimerase/dehydratase family protein, which translates into the protein MKTIVFGGDGFCGWPTALHLSARGHDVTIVDNLSRRAIDSELGAESLTPIRSIEERIAAWEEISGDRIGFENIDLAQDPAGLLDLLTRIRPDSVVHFAEQRAAPYSMKSAGHKRYTVDNNVNATHNLLAAVVESGLDVHVVHLGTMGVYGYGTAGMKIPEGYLDVQVTATEDAAGNPVEPYTVDQQILYPTNPGSIYHMTKVLDQHLFAFYAKNDRLRITDLHQGIIWGTNTAETQQDERLVNRFDYDGDYGTVLNRFLMQAAVGYPLTVHGTGGQTRAFIHIQDMVRCVEIALANPPAAGDRVKIFNQMTETHRVRDLAALICEITGAQMELVPNPRQESPENELHVVNATFLDLGLEPTTLSAGLLLEVEETAKRYRDRADLTRIPARSLWNRTTHEGVPPSLAAGAPASAAAGS
- a CDS encoding glycosyltransferase, which codes for MRIALFTEVFLPKIDGVVTRLMGTLDQLAELGHEVVVFAPGNPPARYAGFRVVPVRSVAFKPWYPELRVGLPTPNIARTMERFHPHVVHAVNPVWLAAYGTMSSKRRDLPMLASFHTDVPEYTQRLGLEWITDTTSRWIRWIHNLAEVNLCTSQQMVEQAAAAGIENLDLWPRAVDTVGYTPDNASRAMRERLTDGHPEDRLLVYVGRLSKEKDLGILRAVLDRLPAGTRLALIGSGPHRADLERDFAGTPTVFTGYMGGRELASAYASADVFVFPSTTETLGLVALESLASGVPVVGARAGGIPFAVQDGVDGLLFEPHSADDMARQISRLLADEDLLRRLGAQGRASTEQYGWRAATERLVEFYELAIERHWYQHVEPAWRIKLLGRPMPRAR
- a CDS encoding DMT family transporter — protein: MPPAVLLSALATTLAGTAMAFQGTANAALAGITGAGVFAASGSFLGGMLVMVVVALASPGTRTALRRAVRLVADGDFPWWMTLGGFAGAAVVSAQALTVPFFGVAIFTMAFVSGQLVGALVVDNTDLPPGGRSALTLRRVLGVLVVLGGVVLSSAGALEHGISWWAPLLPFTAGAMTAFQQAFNGRLKLRTSSAGAATFINFLTGSVLLVAMSLVLLGTGTRITALPEFPGQAWTLVGGVLGVMFIGVTTIAVEHLGVLLLSLCSLFGSLVGSLVIDLVLPISRTPVTWTTVLAMVLVLLGVVIASLPRRRGRS
- a CDS encoding PIG-L deacetylase family protein: MLETLPEDFDSVLLIMAHPDDPEYGVAAAVARWLAAGKRVGYVLASRGEAGISGLPPAESARVREEEQRRACAAIGVADLVFLDEPDGSIMYSRELRTAIAHEIRRFRPEVVVLLNFHETFGGRFPNSADHRHLGLAAFDAVADAGNEWIVPGERYQGVKYILEYGTEPTHVVDVAGHVDTAVRSLMAHEQYLAALSDAPIEEQARAQIERATSVEGHDTPHLAVRLYG
- a CDS encoding M20/M25/M40 family metallo-hydrolase, which encodes MTAEIASSPHPSAESEVADICRELIRFDTQNWGGNIAHPERPAAERIAEWFAEVGLDSEIFESEPGRASLVARIPGTDPSLPALVVHGHTDVVPADAAEWSVDPFAAEERDGLIWGRGAVDMKDMDAMIIAVVRSYLRTGVRPRRDLIVAFFADEEAGGTYGARWMVENHPELFADATEAVSEVGGYSVDIRGQRVYLVQTAEKGIAWLKLVARGTAGHGSQLNDDNPVTKLAAAVARIGAHRWPEQLPEATRDLLRGVSDITGVPFAAESYPDLLAELGSVAKFVGATLQNTANPSLLAAGYKHNVIPSSAEALIDCRPLPGEHENLVATIRELAGERVEVHTEIEAPALEAPFSGRLVDTMTSALLGEDPGARVLPYTLSGGTDNKSLAALGIRGYGFAPLRLTGDLDFPAMFHGVDERVPVSALTFGTRVLDRFLREA
- a CDS encoding ABC transporter permease yields the protein MTEGLVVLGWPQVGLAFVLVLLVLLLMVLTRVGRKGELLWACARMTVQLALVGLVLGWVFAHPAWWITVGVLALMQVFAVATILGKFRGRLSSAMRRVVVVSSVAGTTAALAWFLLVVVGLSPWYDPRYVIPIAGMLIGNSMTGITLGLATLVDGMRDRRAEIEDALGLGATPRRAVDPLVRAAFESALMPTINSMLGTGIVFLPGMMTGQILAGVDPGTAIGYQIAILLGIVGAVGTTVFLALVLGARTYFDPRARLRPARTG